Proteins from one Procambarus clarkii isolate CNS0578487 chromosome 8, FALCON_Pclarkii_2.0, whole genome shotgun sequence genomic window:
- the LOC123759837 gene encoding uncharacterized protein PFD1115c-like codes for MYKDHLSHPTWRKSREVALDILQKKYYRRDVIDETLSEIQQVNYEKLYSKISSEDIDMAWEDTDTQQPNNETQQPNNETQQPNNETQQPNNEDAAAKQQDAADNETRQTNNETQQTNNETQQTNNETQQTNNETQQTNNETHQTNNETQQTNNETQQTNNETQQTNNETQQTNNETQQTTRRSRQTTRRSR; via the exons ATGTACAAAGATCATCTTTCTCATCCTACGTGGAGGAAGAGTAGAGAAGTTGCCTTAGATATATTACAAAAGAAATATTACAGAAGAGACGTGATAGATGAGACACTATCAGAAATACAGCAAGTCAATTATGAAAAGCTTTACTCCAAGATATCCAGTGAAGACATTGACATGGCCTGGGAGGACACAGAT ACGCAGCAGCCAAACAACGAGACGCAGCAGCCAAACAACGAGACGCAGCAGCCAAACAACGAGACGCAGCAGCCAAACAACGAAGACGCAGCAGCCAAACAACAAGACGCAGCAGATAACGAGACGAGGCAGACAAACAACGAGACGCAGCAGACAAACAACGAGACGCAGCAGACAAACAACGAGACGCAGCAGACAAACAACGAGACGCAGCAGACAAACAACGAGACGCATCAGACAAACAACGAGACGCAGCAGACAAACAACGAGACGCAGCAGACAAACAACGAGACGCAGCAGACAAACAACGAGACGCAGCAGACAAACAACGAGACGCAGCAGACAACGAGACGCAGCAGACAAACAACGAGACGCAGCAGATAA